One genomic window of Microbacterium testaceum StLB037 includes the following:
- a CDS encoding amidohydrolase — MPENIDLLVLAGAVLTPSALAGAPAEAGFVAVHDGQIVGVGTRDAADSWRARAQRVIDLGDATLTAGIVDAHIHPVAGIGMTRGVDLSTAETLDEAQRALAAEARDAGEWVFGWGLNPNVFGAVAPSARLFDLLPPDRLAFVQLFDAHSAIASAAALERAGITGAETFDDSSSIAVDADGTPTGYLLEHSATGRVTRIVPSLTFDERREALVAIFRGMAETGVTIGQMLDSSDPDAFDLFDAIEAEGELPIRLRVSPMAVPGSAESDWARLADIQGRHGRRWEVRGIKLMIDGTIDNGTAWLREPDTLGESTASLWLSPPEYVAAVEYFHARGIPTTTHAIGDRGIEFVAATLNGLERTGVPHRMEHIETLPDDVLELIVRAGVSVSMQPTHCTHFTRADHTDNWSRRLGDERADRAWRTRDLHEKGVVVALGSDWPVAPYDARATLAAAMLRRPAGRADVTPVLPDQALDAPVALDAHTRGWWRSVGESGGTIGEGMPAYLTAFSANPLSADPDAFATAEVLLTVVGGDVEVDRSVVVQR, encoded by the coding sequence GTGCCGGAGAACATCGATCTGCTGGTGCTCGCGGGAGCGGTCTTGACACCGTCGGCTCTGGCCGGCGCTCCCGCGGAAGCCGGATTCGTGGCGGTCCACGACGGCCAGATCGTGGGTGTGGGGACCCGGGATGCCGCTGACTCGTGGAGAGCGCGCGCTCAGCGCGTCATCGACCTGGGCGACGCGACGCTCACCGCCGGCATCGTCGATGCGCACATCCACCCGGTGGCGGGGATCGGCATGACCCGCGGGGTCGACCTCAGCACGGCGGAGACGCTCGACGAGGCACAGCGAGCGCTCGCCGCGGAAGCGAGGGACGCGGGGGAGTGGGTCTTCGGTTGGGGGCTGAACCCCAACGTCTTCGGCGCCGTGGCGCCGTCCGCGCGGCTCTTCGACCTGCTGCCGCCGGACCGTCTCGCGTTCGTGCAGCTCTTCGACGCCCACTCCGCGATCGCCTCGGCGGCGGCTCTCGAGCGCGCCGGGATCACGGGCGCGGAGACGTTCGACGACTCATCGTCGATCGCGGTCGACGCGGACGGGACGCCGACGGGTTACCTGCTCGAGCACAGCGCCACGGGACGGGTGACGCGCATCGTGCCGAGCCTCACCTTCGACGAGAGGCGGGAGGCGCTCGTCGCGATCTTCCGCGGAATGGCCGAGACCGGGGTCACGATCGGGCAGATGCTCGACTCCTCCGACCCCGACGCCTTCGACCTCTTCGACGCGATCGAAGCGGAGGGAGAACTGCCGATCCGCCTCCGCGTCTCCCCGATGGCCGTCCCCGGCTCCGCCGAGAGCGACTGGGCGCGGCTCGCGGATATCCAGGGCCGCCACGGCCGCCGGTGGGAAGTGCGCGGCATCAAGCTCATGATCGACGGCACCATCGACAACGGCACCGCGTGGCTGCGCGAGCCCGACACGCTCGGCGAGTCGACGGCATCCCTGTGGCTGAGCCCGCCGGAGTACGTCGCCGCCGTCGAGTACTTCCATGCTCGCGGCATCCCGACGACGACCCATGCCATCGGTGATCGCGGCATCGAGTTCGTCGCCGCGACATTGAACGGGCTCGAGCGGACGGGGGTTCCGCACCGCATGGAGCACATCGAGACGCTGCCCGACGACGTCCTCGAGCTCATCGTCCGCGCGGGCGTCTCGGTCAGCATGCAACCCACGCACTGCACGCACTTCACGCGCGCCGACCACACCGACAACTGGTCCCGCCGCCTCGGCGACGAGCGCGCCGACCGTGCGTGGCGCACGCGCGACCTGCACGAGAAGGGTGTGGTCGTGGCTCTCGGGTCGGATTGGCCGGTGGCCCCGTACGACGCGCGGGCCACGCTCGCCGCGGCGATGCTCCGTCGCCCCGCGGGACGCGCGGACGTCACGCCCGTCCTCCCCGATCAGGCCCTCGACGCCCCGGTCGCCCTCGACGCGCACACGCGCGGATGGTGGCGCTCGGTCGGCGAGTCCGGCGGCACGATCGGAGAGGGGATGCCGGCCTACCTCACGGCGTTCTCCGCCAACCCGCTGTCGGCGGATCCGGACGCGTTCGCGACCGCCGAGGTGCTGCTGACGGTGGTGGGCGGGGA